In a genomic window of Vibrio marisflavi CECT 7928:
- a CDS encoding glycogen/starch/alpha-glucan phosphorylase, whose protein sequence is MKSKQTGSFDKVLFQESVKKHLYATYATTFEKADKHAWFLAMGTALAELTTCDLLCTEHDEKIRNAKSVNYLSLEFLIGRLTGNNLISMGVYQQVAEAMEELGQNLTDLLEEERDPSLGNGGLGRLAACFMDSLAAQEFPTVGYGLHYEYGLFKQSFDHGHQVETPDAWRGVEGYPWEIARPDLAQEIGFYGHVETYQENGKEKRRWLPGMTVKAMPWDMPIVGYESNTVYPLRLWECQAIAPFSLESFNNGNYFEAQHSLIDAGNITKVLYPNDNHEKGKTLRLMQQYFHSAASIRDILRRHEEAGHTLASLPKYETIQLNDTHPTVSIPELMRILIDEKEMEWDDAWAICSKTFAYTNHTLLPEALETWDESLIQRLLPRHMEIIYQINYLFLKEVREKWPGDVEKQRKLSIIQEGFHRMVRMANLCVVGSYAVNGVAAMHSELVKQDLFPEFNVLYPGKLQNVTNGITPRRWLKFCNPELSELISQKIGSDWPTQLDQLRNIADYAEETEFQKAFMQVKQANKQRLADWVEQNMDIKLDTQAIFDVQIKRLHEYKRQHLNVLHILSMYHRLLHDSDFEMEPRVVFFAAKAAPGYYLAKEIIYAVNKIAEKINHDPRIGNKLKVVFIPDYRVSIAEIIIPAADVSEQISTAGKEASGTGNMKLALNGALTIGTMDGANVEIREEVGDDNIYIFGLEVDEVEQLKRSGYNPFDYYNSNSLLKASLDLLLGEEFTPGEPGKLRAIYDSLLDGGDPYFCLADFESYVKAHEAMDEQYKDTAGWAKKAILNTALVGKFSSDRSIQDYVNNIWKLETVKR, encoded by the coding sequence ATGAAATCGAAGCAAACAGGCTCCTTTGACAAGGTTCTATTTCAAGAAAGTGTTAAAAAACATCTATATGCGACTTACGCAACCACTTTTGAAAAAGCGGATAAACACGCGTGGTTTTTGGCGATGGGTACTGCACTGGCAGAGCTAACAACTTGCGATCTGTTGTGTACTGAACATGACGAGAAAATTAGAAACGCAAAAAGCGTCAATTATCTCTCCCTCGAATTTTTGATTGGTCGACTAACAGGCAACAATTTGATCAGTATGGGTGTTTACCAGCAAGTAGCCGAAGCGATGGAAGAGCTAGGGCAGAACCTAACTGACTTGCTTGAAGAAGAACGTGATCCTTCACTGGGAAATGGTGGTTTAGGTCGATTGGCCGCTTGTTTTATGGACTCTCTTGCAGCGCAAGAATTCCCAACGGTTGGCTATGGTTTGCACTATGAATATGGATTGTTTAAGCAGTCATTTGATCATGGACACCAAGTAGAAACACCTGATGCTTGGCGCGGTGTTGAAGGCTACCCATGGGAGATTGCCCGTCCAGATCTTGCTCAAGAGATTGGTTTTTATGGTCATGTAGAAACCTACCAAGAAAATGGTAAAGAAAAGCGTCGCTGGTTACCAGGAATGACAGTGAAAGCCATGCCTTGGGATATGCCAATCGTCGGCTATGAAAGCAATACCGTTTATCCATTGCGTCTTTGGGAGTGCCAAGCCATTGCACCTTTCTCGCTAGAAAGCTTCAACAACGGCAACTACTTTGAAGCTCAGCACTCGTTGATTGATGCTGGTAACATTACCAAAGTTCTGTATCCAAATGACAATCACGAAAAAGGCAAAACGCTTCGCCTGATGCAGCAGTACTTCCATAGTGCAGCATCTATTCGGGATATTTTGCGTCGCCATGAAGAAGCCGGACATACTTTAGCGTCCTTGCCTAAGTACGAAACGATACAGCTGAATGATACTCACCCAACGGTTTCTATTCCTGAACTAATGCGCATTCTTATCGATGAAAAAGAGATGGAATGGGATGACGCATGGGCCATTTGTTCAAAAACGTTCGCATATACCAATCATACTTTATTGCCAGAAGCTCTAGAGACTTGGGATGAATCTCTGATTCAGAGATTGTTGCCGCGCCATATGGAAATTATTTACCAAATTAACTACTTGTTCCTTAAAGAAGTACGCGAAAAGTGGCCTGGAGATGTAGAGAAGCAGCGTAAGTTATCCATCATTCAAGAAGGTTTCCACCGTATGGTACGAATGGCAAACCTTTGTGTAGTTGGGTCGTATGCGGTTAATGGAGTTGCTGCAATGCACTCGGAGCTAGTAAAACAAGACCTTTTCCCTGAGTTCAACGTTCTTTACCCGGGCAAATTACAAAATGTGACGAACGGAATCACTCCTAGACGTTGGCTGAAGTTTTGTAACCCAGAGTTGTCTGAACTGATTTCGCAAAAAATTGGCTCTGATTGGCCGACCCAGTTAGATCAGTTGCGAAACATTGCAGATTACGCAGAAGAGACCGAGTTTCAAAAAGCCTTTATGCAGGTTAAGCAAGCCAATAAGCAGCGTTTAGCGGATTGGGTAGAGCAAAACATGGACATCAAGCTTGATACGCAGGCCATTTTCGATGTGCAAATAAAACGCTTGCATGAATATAAGCGTCAGCACCTAAATGTATTGCACATTCTATCTATGTATCACCGCTTGCTACATGATTCTGATTTTGAGATGGAACCGCGAGTCGTCTTTTTCGCAGCGAAAGCAGCGCCGGGCTATTACTTAGCAAAAGAAATCATCTATGCAGTCAATAAGATTGCGGAGAAAATCAATCACGATCCTCGAATTGGCAACAAACTCAAAGTGGTCTTCATTCCTGATTATCGTGTAAGCATTGCGGAAATTATTATTCCTGCAGCCGATGTTTCAGAGCAGATCTCTACAGCAGGTAAAGAGGCATCCGGTACAGGCAATATGAAGCTAGCACTGAACGGGGCTCTAACTATCGGAACCATGGATGGCGCAAACGTTGAAATTCGTGAAGAGGTAGGTGATGACAATATCTATATCTTTGGCTTAGAAGTGGACGAAGTCGAACAGCTTAAACGTTCTGGCTACAACCCATTCGACTATTACAATTCCAACTCTCTGTTGAAAGCCTCGCTAGATTTGTTATTGGGTGAAGAGTTTACTCCTGGTGAGCCGGGTAAGCTCAGAGCGATTTACGACAGCTTGCTTGATGGTGGTGACCCATACTTCTGCTTGGCCGATTTTGAGTCGTATGTGAAGGCACATGAGGCGATGGATGAGCAATACAAAGACACAGCTGGTTGGGCGAAGAAAGCGATTCTTAATACGGCTCTTGTGGGTAAATTCAGCTCCGATCGCAGCATACAAGATTATGTAAACAATATATGGAAGCTAGAGACAGTGAAGCGATAG
- the malT gene encoding HTH-type transcriptional regulator MalT, with protein sequence MWIQSKLTRPNFSHYTIVRTKIVEALQQAKFSKLVLFISPAGYGKTTAASSWLSDKLNVGWYSVDENDNEPYTFITYFLRALNSATQNTCAKSLSLAEKRQFSTLSALFSDVLSSLNEFKEECYVAIDDFHLIELDEINEAMRFFLKHLPDNITLVITSRTLPALGIANLRVRGQIIEVNTEQLAFDTSETIRFLNQKESGKVEHCIAESLTNYVEGWPSALQLIALQSQHQEKSLQQATDSIFAFNHEHLWDYLAEEAFSMLDQQTKSFLMQCAIFDHFNDELAHDISQQSDALSRIESLHRSGMFLHRLEGENSWYKFHNLFAEFLSHQRRALMPLQEQDLHSAATAAWLRQGSPSQALKHARLSKRSALVVDILIQHGWELFNRGELHSLELAINSLNSVELYTTPDLCLLQAWLAQSQHQYEKVSSLLHKADAQMATLGVKLSSKLQGEFNALRAQVAINDNSPEEALKLAEIALSQLDQTSYHSRIVATSVIAEVNHVLGYLDRALPMMQQAEKLARQYQVYHQALWAILQQSEILFAQGYAQASFEVHESAFKLIEDHQLHQIPLHEFLLRLRAQILWSWNRLEEAEQCAFRGIEALGPKLKSKHLHSYSMLASIAIRRGEIDNAKTFVSTIEDLLSQSNYHVDWTANASMSLLLYWQAIDDTASIEKWLSTAIRPTQAHNHFSQLQWRNIIRAHFYLQEWQQADSALDWLQQQAQEKNLIADKNKNLLLATMLSTAQNKLPLACEQLHEALTLTHQTGMLGYLLIDGKYLEPVLQQLDESTDLDELDHHKVKQLLKEIVSSARSNSARFNQEFVDKLIQHSDTPELVRTSPLTQREWQVLGLIYSGFSNEQIANELGVAGTTIKTHIRNVYQKLNIANRKEAVKTAESFIQLIGY encoded by the coding sequence ATGTGGATTCAGTCTAAACTCACTCGTCCCAATTTTTCTCATTACACAATAGTACGCACCAAGATTGTAGAGGCTCTACAGCAAGCAAAGTTTTCCAAACTGGTACTGTTTATCTCTCCTGCGGGGTACGGTAAAACAACGGCGGCATCATCTTGGTTATCGGACAAGCTAAATGTAGGCTGGTACAGTGTTGATGAAAATGACAACGAGCCTTATACATTCATCACCTATTTTCTCAGAGCTCTGAATAGTGCAACTCAGAATACTTGCGCAAAGTCTTTATCTCTTGCTGAAAAAAGACAATTCTCGACGTTAAGTGCGCTTTTTAGTGATGTCCTATCAAGCCTCAATGAGTTTAAGGAAGAGTGCTATGTCGCGATAGACGACTTTCATCTGATCGAGTTAGATGAAATCAATGAGGCCATGCGCTTTTTTTTGAAGCATTTACCAGACAACATCACACTAGTAATAACCAGCCGAACATTGCCTGCCCTTGGTATCGCAAATTTGAGAGTACGTGGGCAGATCATTGAGGTTAATACCGAGCAATTGGCCTTTGATACTAGCGAAACAATACGTTTTCTCAACCAGAAAGAAAGCGGTAAAGTCGAACACTGTATTGCTGAGAGTTTGACGAATTACGTTGAAGGTTGGCCTTCAGCTCTGCAGCTGATCGCCCTTCAATCTCAGCACCAAGAAAAGAGCCTACAGCAAGCTACAGACTCCATTTTTGCCTTTAATCATGAACATTTATGGGATTATTTGGCGGAAGAAGCGTTCAGTATGCTAGATCAGCAAACTAAATCGTTTCTAATGCAATGTGCCATCTTCGATCATTTTAATGACGAACTGGCCCACGACATAAGCCAGCAGAGTGATGCATTAAGCCGAATAGAATCGTTACATCGTTCTGGCATGTTTCTTCATCGCCTAGAAGGAGAAAACAGTTGGTACAAGTTCCACAATCTGTTTGCAGAGTTTCTATCTCACCAAAGAAGAGCTTTAATGCCGCTTCAAGAGCAAGATCTTCATTCCGCGGCAACGGCCGCGTGGCTAAGGCAGGGATCACCATCACAAGCTCTCAAGCATGCTCGCCTCTCGAAGCGGAGTGCCTTGGTTGTCGATATTCTTATTCAACACGGCTGGGAGCTATTTAACCGTGGCGAGTTGCATTCTCTGGAGCTTGCAATTAACAGCTTGAACTCAGTTGAACTCTATACCACTCCTGACTTGTGTTTGCTGCAAGCATGGCTAGCACAAAGTCAACATCAATACGAAAAAGTAAGCAGTTTACTTCACAAAGCGGATGCCCAAATGGCCACGCTAGGAGTGAAATTGTCCTCCAAGTTACAAGGAGAGTTCAACGCATTGAGAGCGCAGGTCGCTATCAACGACAATAGCCCAGAGGAAGCTCTGAAATTAGCAGAAATAGCCCTAAGTCAGTTGGATCAAACCAGCTATCACAGCCGAATTGTCGCCACATCAGTCATCGCTGAAGTCAATCATGTGCTTGGATATTTAGATCGCGCCTTGCCTATGATGCAACAAGCCGAAAAGCTAGCTCGTCAATATCAGGTGTATCACCAAGCTCTATGGGCAATCTTGCAACAAAGCGAGATACTATTCGCCCAAGGATATGCTCAAGCCTCATTTGAAGTGCACGAGAGCGCCTTCAAACTCATTGAAGACCATCAACTCCACCAAATCCCACTACATGAGTTCCTCCTTCGTCTACGCGCACAAATATTATGGAGCTGGAACCGATTGGAAGAGGCTGAGCAATGTGCCTTTCGTGGTATTGAGGCTCTTGGCCCCAAATTAAAAAGTAAGCACTTACATTCTTACTCTATGCTGGCAAGTATAGCAATTCGACGGGGGGAAATTGATAACGCCAAAACTTTTGTCAGTACAATTGAGGATCTACTCAGCCAATCAAACTATCATGTGGATTGGACAGCTAATGCGTCCATGTCATTACTTTTGTATTGGCAAGCGATAGATGATACTGCGTCCATTGAAAAGTGGTTAAGTACCGCCATTCGGCCAACTCAAGCCCACAATCATTTTTCTCAACTGCAGTGGCGGAATATCATTCGCGCTCACTTTTATTTACAAGAATGGCAGCAAGCAGACTCGGCTTTGGATTGGTTACAGCAACAAGCACAAGAAAAGAACCTCATCGCAGACAAAAATAAGAACTTACTCCTTGCTACAATGCTTTCCACTGCTCAAAACAAATTGCCCCTAGCCTGCGAGCAGTTACATGAAGCGTTAACGTTGACTCATCAAACAGGCATGCTGGGGTATCTCCTCATCGATGGTAAGTACCTTGAACCCGTACTACAGCAACTGGATGAAAGCACCGATTTGGATGAGCTAGACCATCACAAAGTAAAACAGCTGTTAAAAGAGATTGTCAGTTCGGCGCGCTCAAATAGTGCACGCTTCAACCAAGAGTTTGTCGATAAGCTCATTCAACACTCTGATACCCCTGAACTTGTCAGAACCAGCCCTTTAACGCAAAGAGAGTGGCAAGTATTAGGGTTAATTTACTCTGGTTTTAGCAATGAACAGATTGCGAATGAGTTAGGGGTCGCTGGTACGACAATCAAAACGCATATTCGAAATGTTTACCAAAAGCTCAATATTGCCAATAGAAAAGAAGCAGTGAAAACAGCTGAGAGTTTTATCCAACTCATTGGGTACTAG
- a CDS encoding YebC/PmpR family DNA-binding transcriptional regulator codes for MGRSFEVRKASMAKTQGAKIKVYSKYGKEIYVCAKNGGVDPDMNLSLKHLIAKAKKDQVPAHVIDKALDKAAGGGGEEYQPARYEGFSPGGASVIVDCLTDNGNRTFQDVRQCFVKTGAKIGSPGTTAHMFDHNAVFQFKGDNDEAVLEALMMADVDVTDIESDDGVITVFAPHTEFFKAKTALNDEYPDLTLDVEEITFVPQTHTQIEGEDAEKFQKFLDMLDECDDVQQVYHNAELSN; via the coding sequence ATGGGAAGAAGTTTTGAAGTGCGCAAGGCCTCTATGGCTAAGACCCAAGGCGCAAAAATTAAAGTGTATTCCAAATATGGTAAAGAGATCTACGTTTGCGCGAAGAACGGCGGTGTAGATCCTGATATGAACTTGTCGCTAAAGCACCTAATTGCTAAAGCGAAGAAAGACCAAGTTCCAGCGCATGTTATCGATAAAGCTCTAGATAAGGCTGCTGGGGGCGGTGGTGAAGAATATCAACCTGCTCGTTATGAAGGTTTTTCTCCAGGCGGTGCAAGTGTCATCGTAGACTGTTTAACTGACAATGGTAACCGTACTTTCCAAGACGTTCGCCAATGCTTCGTAAAAACTGGCGCCAAAATCGGTAGCCCTGGTACTACGGCTCACATGTTTGATCACAATGCTGTTTTTCAGTTTAAAGGTGACAACGATGAGGCTGTACTTGAAGCGCTTATGATGGCTGATGTAGACGTTACAGACATTGAGTCAGACGATGGTGTGATTACTGTTTTTGCTCCTCATACTGAGTTTTTTAAAGCAAAAACTGCTTTGAATGATGAGTATCCTGATCTGACTCTTGATGTTGAAGAAATTACTTTTGTTCCTCAGACGCACACTCAAATCGAAGGTGAAGATGCTGAGAAGTTTCAGAAGTTCTTGGATATGCTTGACGAATGTGATGACGTTCAGCAGGTCTATCACAACGCTGAATTGTCTAACTAA
- a CDS encoding DUF3283 family protein: MSVNLSSLPKHEKNRIELDKQASYLVWQLKHGESTPDAISTVFDKIVDEQEKEWFQNSIDKYKRMMNLV; the protein is encoded by the coding sequence ATGTCGGTTAATCTTTCATCATTGCCTAAACACGAGAAAAATAGGATAGAACTTGATAAGCAAGCTTCCTATTTGGTGTGGCAGCTTAAGCATGGTGAATCGACGCCTGATGCCATATCTACTGTTTTCGACAAGATAGTTGATGAGCAAGAAAAAGAGTGGTTTCAAAATAGCATAGACAAGTACAAGAGAATGATGAACTTGGTTTAG
- a CDS encoding PA3496 family putative envelope integrity protein, translating to MSINSIDHDDMTNIANKWDLTEEEQEVSQKSVDKVKSAEARRRIEALKEIRESGLTIEEARELGLLH from the coding sequence ATGTCCATTAATTCTATCGACCATGATGACATGACGAATATTGCAAATAAGTGGGATCTCACGGAAGAGGAACAAGAAGTATCCCAGAAATCAGTTGATAAAGTTAAGTCTGCGGAGGCTCGTCGTCGCATTGAGGCGTTGAAAGAGATCCGAGAAAGCGGCTTAACTATCGAAGAAGCCAGAGAGCTGGGATTGCTTCACTAA